GAGGGCGAGGGTATCGGCTTCCTGTCGAACCTGTCCACCCCGCGCAGCGCCGTCGGCGAGCCGGGCATTGCGCCGACCACCGCGCGCACCGACACCTACCTGCTCGAAGTCGACAACGAGCTGGTCGTGCCGGTCCACAAGAAGGTCCGCCTGGTGCTGACCGCCAACGACGTCATCCACTCCTGGACCATCCCGGCCTTCGCCGTCAAGCAGGACGCCATTCCCGGCTTCGTGCGCGACACCTGGTTCAAGGCCGAGAAAGTCGGTACCTACCGCGGCAACTGCGTCGAGCTGTGCGGCAAGGAACACGCCTTCATGCCGATCGTCGTGAAGGTCGTCTCGGCCGAGGACTACACCGCCTGGGTCAACACCAAGAAGAAGGAAATGGCGGCCCTGGCCGACGATCCGAACAAGGTCTGGACCATCGACGAACTGAAGACCAAGGGCGAGAAGATCTACGGCGCCAACTGCGTGGCCTGCCACCAGGCCAGCGGCCAGGGCGTGCCGAACGCCTTCGCCTCGCTGGTCGGCTCGCCGGTCGTGCTGGGTCCGAAGGCCGAGCAGATCCACGTGCTGCTGAACGGCAAGCACAGCGGCAAGTACCCGAGCGCGATGCCGGCATGGAAGCAGCTGTCGGACACCGACATCGCGTCCGTGATCACCTATACCCGTAATAATTGGACCAACAAGGCCGACGAGAACATCGTCCAGCCGTCGGAAGTCCTGGCCGCCCGCGGCAAATAAGCGTTTGGATTCGGAGACACTGCCATGAGTTCCAGCATCGATCACGTACACCACGACCACGCGCACGATCACGCGCACGATCACGCCCACGACCACCCGGCCGGCCTGCGCCGCTGGCTGTTCGCCACCAACCACAAGGACATCGGCACCCTGTACCTGTGGTTCTCGTTCACCATGCTGCTCTCGGGCGGCGTGCTGGCGCTGATGATCCGCACCGAGCTGTTCCAGCCCGGCCTGCAGTTCTTCCGTCCCGAGTTCTTCAACCAGCTGACCACCATGCACGGCATCGTGATGGTGTTCGGCGCGATCATGCCGGCCTTCGTCGGCTTCGCCAACTGGATGATCCCGCTGCAGGTGGGCGCCTCCGACATGGCCTTCGCGCGCATGAACAACTTCTCGTTCTGGCTGCTGCCGCC
This window of the Massilia sp. WG5 genome carries:
- the coxB gene encoding cytochrome c oxidase subunit II, whose protein sequence is MTYAKRLKAAMSGLAMAGIPALAWAEPEVIGRPVAHQLNMQPAVTGIGDYIYSLHNWMMIVCLIIFLAVFGVMFYSVFKHRKSLGHKAATFHESTAVEIAWTVVPFLIVIGMALPATHAVVAMKDTSNPDLTIKVTGMQWKWGYDYLKGEGEGIGFLSNLSTPRSAVGEPGIAPTTARTDTYLLEVDNELVVPVHKKVRLVLTANDVIHSWTIPAFAVKQDAIPGFVRDTWFKAEKVGTYRGNCVELCGKEHAFMPIVVKVVSAEDYTAWVNTKKKEMAALADDPNKVWTIDELKTKGEKIYGANCVACHQASGQGVPNAFASLVGSPVVLGPKAEQIHVLLNGKHSGKYPSAMPAWKQLSDTDIASVITYTRNNWTNKADENIVQPSEVLAARGK